From the Ferrigenium kumadai genome, one window contains:
- a CDS encoding YceI family protein: protein MAALLLCTASLATAGEFTELDPRQSSISFVSKQMGVPVEGTFGKFTARVAVDPAKPETGTARIDIDLASIDTGNDDANEEVKGKAWFDIRNHPTAGFISSRVDNVGNGRYEVLGQMTIKGKTMSIRAPFTLTQQAGTLLIEGMFPLRRLDYGIGSGIWSDTDTVADEVQIRFRFTLTKK, encoded by the coding sequence ATGGCCGCGCTGTTGCTGTGCACCGCCTCGCTGGCGACTGCAGGAGAATTCACCGAGCTGGACCCGCGGCAAAGTAGCATTTCATTTGTTTCAAAACAGATGGGCGTCCCCGTGGAAGGCACGTTCGGGAAGTTCACCGCCCGTGTCGCGGTCGATCCGGCCAAGCCGGAAACAGGAACGGCGCGCATCGATATCGACCTCGCCAGCATAGATACCGGCAATGACGATGCCAACGAGGAGGTCAAAGGAAAGGCATGGTTCGACATCCGCAACCATCCCACTGCCGGCTTCATCTCAAGCCGGGTCGACAATGTCGGCAATGGACGGTACGAAGTGCTCGGCCAGATGACCATCAAGGGCAAGACGATGAGCATCCGCGCTCCTTTCACGCTCACGCAACAAGCCGGCACGCTGCTCATCGAGGGCATGTTCCCGCTCAGACGGCTCGATTATGGTATCGGCTCCGGCATCTGGAGCGACACCGATACGGTCGCCGATGAAGTTCAGATCCGTTTCCGCTTTACCCTTACAAAGAAGTAA
- a CDS encoding cytochrome b codes for MNAQPAAYTRTAIGLHWLIALLIFSTFPLGLYMHDLPLSPHKLRLYSYHKWIGVGIFLLVVLRLSWRIAHRPPPLPGTMPGWERLAAASLHYLLYALMFVIPLSGWLMSSAKGVQTVWFGVLPLPDLVAKNKELGDLLQEVHGSLNFLMLGAVLAHIGAALKHHFLDRDDILARMLPFLRSKT; via the coding sequence TTGAATGCACAGCCTGCCGCCTACACCCGCACTGCGATCGGCCTGCACTGGCTGATCGCCCTGCTGATCTTTTCGACATTCCCGCTCGGCCTGTACATGCACGACCTGCCGCTCAGCCCGCACAAACTCAGGCTGTACAGCTACCACAAGTGGATCGGCGTCGGCATCTTCCTGCTGGTTGTGCTGCGCCTGTCGTGGCGTATCGCACACCGCCCGCCGCCGTTGCCTGGCACCATGCCGGGATGGGAGAGACTCGCCGCAGCTAGCCTGCATTACCTGCTGTACGCACTGATGTTCGTCATCCCGCTGAGCGGCTGGCTGATGAGCTCGGCCAAGGGAGTCCAGACCGTGTGGTTCGGCGTGCTGCCGCTGCCCGATCTGGTCGCCAAGAACAAGGAACTGGGCGACCTGCTGCAAGAGGTGCACGGAAGCCTCAACTTCCTCATGCTCGGCGCAGTGCTGGCGCACATCGGCGCCGCGCTGAAACACCACTTCCTGGACCGCGACGATATCCTCGCGCGCATGCTGCCGTTCCTGCGGAGCAAGACGTGA
- a CDS encoding YceI family protein, whose product MIRKYIVIALLGLASIITLISCATPSPAPQNNAASATLGGQPASLKTSYDELGIAGGKVYTLDSQNSAVRIYAFRGGLMSRVGHNHVLSAPRFTGFAYLPSGEAANARFDLEFRLDELEIDNPEDRSGLGKAFAAILRPVEIAGTREHMLGEENLQAERFPYVRVHSLQITGEPPKLAAKVQVEIHGQKRELWVPLNVEGFPERIVVTGSFILRQTDFGIRPYTLPAGLLSVKDEVVIEFRLAGA is encoded by the coding sequence ATGATTCGCAAGTACATCGTTATCGCTCTCCTGGGTCTGGCCAGCATCATCACCCTGATCAGCTGCGCCACTCCGTCCCCCGCCCCGCAAAACAACGCAGCATCAGCCACGCTGGGCGGCCAGCCGGCCAGCCTGAAAACCAGTTATGACGAGCTGGGAATAGCGGGCGGCAAGGTCTACACCCTTGATTCGCAAAACTCGGCCGTGCGCATCTACGCCTTCCGCGGCGGACTCATGAGCAGGGTGGGACATAACCACGTCCTCTCCGCCCCCAGGTTCACCGGTTTCGCTTATCTCCCTTCCGGAGAAGCCGCGAACGCGCGTTTCGATCTGGAGTTTCGCCTCGACGAACTGGAGATCGACAATCCCGAAGACCGTTCCGGACTGGGTAAGGCCTTCGCCGCCATACTGCGCCCCGTCGAAATAGCAGGCACGCGCGAGCACATGCTCGGCGAAGAGAACCTGCAGGCGGAGCGATTCCCTTATGTGCGCGTGCATTCCCTGCAGATCACCGGGGAGCCCCCCAAGCTGGCGGCCAAGGTGCAGGTCGAAATACACGGCCAGAAACGCGAGCTGTGGGTACCGCTCAATGTCGAGGGCTTCCCGGAGCGCATTGTCGTCACCGGTTCGTTTATACTGCGCCAGACCGACTTCGGCATCCGTCCCTACACCTTGCCCGCCGGGTTGCTCTCGGTGAAAGATGAGGTCGTGATCGAATTCAGACTGGCCGGTGCATAA
- a CDS encoding metal-dependent hydrolase produces the protein MQFLKHHLTTTEDLSGTWCNSNAVTSGIMEAVSFVTPVLENFFVRTVAEGLDGRQHPELEQRCHTFIHEEADHSRAHKKFNASLLRYLGRTPPGLALVESLLDHARKHLSLPSRLLLAAALEHYAAVLSKVYMNQEARLDIHSAFAKELFVQHAHEELDHRAVVFDLWLNKGSSGSFKRSLIVLAILFTGFVYISIAVPWIVHRKTRSLTATLTALAGFAFRNRSDIKAYSPLSELFSFTRRNYHPDQLVDEGLAARIK, from the coding sequence ATGCAATTCCTGAAACATCATCTGACGACGACGGAAGACCTTTCCGGCACGTGGTGCAATTCCAATGCCGTGACTTCCGGCATCATGGAAGCGGTCAGTTTCGTCACCCCGGTTCTGGAAAACTTCTTCGTCCGCACCGTGGCTGAAGGCCTCGACGGACGGCAGCATCCGGAGCTTGAACAACGCTGCCACACGTTCATCCACGAAGAGGCTGACCATTCGCGTGCGCACAAGAAATTCAATGCCTCCCTGCTCAGATACCTGGGCAGGACGCCACCAGGACTCGCCCTGGTCGAATCCCTGCTGGATCATGCAAGGAAGCACCTATCCCTCCCCAGCCGGTTGCTGCTCGCAGCAGCGCTGGAGCACTACGCCGCAGTATTGTCCAAGGTGTACATGAATCAGGAAGCGCGACTGGACATCCACTCCGCTTTTGCCAAAGAACTGTTCGTGCAACATGCCCACGAGGAATTGGACCATCGCGCCGTGGTATTCGACCTGTGGCTCAACAAAGGCAGCAGCGGCAGCTTCAAACGCTCGCTGATCGTGCTGGCGATCCTGTTCACAGGATTCGTTTACATCTCCATCGCCGTGCCGTGGATCGTCCACCGCAAGACCCGCAGCCTGACCGCCACCCTGACGGCCCTCGCCGGCTTCGCCTTCAGGAACCGTTCGGACATCAAGGCCTATTCGCCGCTGTCTGAGCTGTTCTCCTTCACCCGCCGTAATTACCATCCGGACCAACTGGTCGACGAGGGCCTCGCAGCAAGAATCAAATAG
- a CDS encoding outer membrane lipoprotein-sorting protein, protein MTRVAASLLTMLAALAWPAYGAEPSAAALVETMQKARLSEGFEARMNVAAIKPDGRRAMPLKIAVIGQIGKDRERLLIRGISPESVRNRRFAAGKTADGRIRAIEYGEQGSDGITETFPLARLFDSGLVIWDMFGPWWYWPKQELGGTERIAGRECTLVRSQTDTANSPIREVVSCVDKDARLSLRTQLFDRRHTLIRTISVERTTRLGSGATVAKKLLVTEADKAVTEIEVYSGDEEYLIGADIFNKLDQHIIDGK, encoded by the coding sequence ATGACCAGGGTTGCCGCCTCTCTCCTGACCATGCTGGCGGCGCTCGCATGGCCGGCATATGGCGCCGAGCCGTCGGCGGCGGCACTTGTCGAAACGATGCAAAAGGCAAGACTCTCCGAAGGGTTCGAAGCGCGTATGAATGTCGCGGCGATCAAGCCGGACGGCCGCCGCGCCATGCCGCTCAAGATCGCCGTCATCGGACAGATCGGCAAGGACAGGGAGCGCCTGCTGATCCGCGGCATCTCTCCGGAATCAGTGCGCAACCGCCGTTTTGCCGCAGGAAAGACCGCAGACGGCCGGATCAGGGCAATCGAATACGGGGAACAGGGTTCTGACGGAATAACGGAAACGTTCCCCCTTGCCAGGCTGTTCGATTCCGGCTTGGTGATCTGGGACATGTTCGGCCCCTGGTGGTACTGGCCGAAGCAGGAACTCGGCGGAACGGAACGAATAGCCGGACGCGAATGCACCCTCGTTCGTTCCCAGACCGACACAGCGAACTCCCCCATACGGGAAGTTGTCAGTTGCGTGGATAAGGACGCCAGATTGTCGCTGCGGACACAATTGTTCGACCGCCGGCATACGCTGATTCGCACGATTTCCGTGGAAAGAACGACACGCCTGGGGTCGGGAGCGACGGTCGCCAAGAAACTTTTGGTCACGGAGGCAGACAAAGCGGTGACCGAGATCGAAGTCTATAGCGGTGACGAGGAGTACCTCATCGGCGCCGATATCTTTAATAAATTAGACCAACATATAATAGACGGCAAATAG
- a CDS encoding ABC transporter permease produces MNLFNFALGNLYRRPARTSLTVSAISLGIAAVVALTSIAWGFEASWQKANDARGTDLIVTRIASENTMPSPFVASKVQPTLAGFPHVQEVVGLLSEMLSVSNDAPPVFVFGWAYGSYLWDHLKLVDGRWPGNDAEASVVIGSLAAEMLHKKIGDQLEIEGRSFQVSGIYESPAVVENGAVLMTLTQAQQITDKPGKVNILNIKLDGRASEADVEDFKARVRATMPGYIAITSGELVQKNAVVRISKAMSNATILIAGLVGALVVFNTMLMSINERTREIGILLALGWQRRTIVKLVFSESTILTLVGGIAGIVLGIAITWGLEHVELMRGKIDAVFSIPFLFGVLGLSVVLGICGGIYPALKAARLLPSNALRQE; encoded by the coding sequence GTGAACCTGTTCAACTTTGCACTCGGCAACCTTTACCGCAGGCCGGCCCGAACCAGCCTGACCGTTTCCGCCATCTCGCTCGGCATCGCCGCCGTGGTGGCGCTGACCAGCATCGCATGGGGATTCGAGGCCAGCTGGCAAAAAGCCAACGATGCGCGCGGCACCGACCTGATCGTGACCCGCATCGCCAGCGAGAACACGATGCCCTCCCCTTTCGTCGCCAGCAAGGTGCAGCCGACCTTGGCCGGTTTCCCGCACGTACAGGAAGTAGTCGGCTTGCTCAGCGAGATGCTGAGCGTCAGCAACGATGCTCCCCCTGTGTTCGTATTCGGCTGGGCATATGGCAGCTATCTGTGGGATCACCTCAAGCTCGTGGACGGCCGCTGGCCAGGCAATGATGCCGAAGCATCCGTCGTGATCGGTTCTCTGGCGGCCGAAATGCTGCACAAGAAGATCGGCGACCAACTGGAGATCGAAGGTCGGTCGTTCCAGGTAAGCGGGATATACGAAAGCCCCGCAGTCGTCGAAAACGGTGCGGTGCTCATGACCCTCACGCAGGCGCAGCAGATCACCGACAAGCCGGGCAAGGTGAACATCCTGAACATCAAGCTGGACGGGCGCGCATCCGAGGCTGACGTCGAAGACTTCAAGGCGCGTGTGCGCGCGACGATGCCCGGCTATATCGCCATCACGTCCGGCGAACTGGTCCAGAAGAACGCCGTCGTGCGTATCTCCAAGGCGATGAGCAATGCAACCATCCTGATCGCCGGCCTGGTCGGCGCCCTCGTGGTATTCAATACCATGCTGATGAGCATCAATGAGAGAACCCGGGAAATCGGCATCCTGCTGGCGCTCGGCTGGCAACGGCGCACCATCGTCAAGCTGGTTTTCAGCGAATCCACCATCCTCACGCTGGTCGGCGGTATCGCCGGCATCGTGCTGGGCATTGCGATCACGTGGGGGCTGGAGCACGTCGAACTGATGCGCGGCAAGATCGATGCGGTATTCTCTATCCCGTTCCTGTTCGGGGTGCTCGGCCTGTCCGTGGTTCTCGGCATCTGCGGAGGCATCTATCCGGCCCTCAAGGCAGCGCGCCTGCTGCCTTCAAATGCGCTGAGGCAGGAATGA
- a CDS encoding ABC transporter ATP-binding protein, with translation MNTTTATDTIVRAENLALHFDDGQTRALDGIDLEIREGEFVAIVGPSGCGKSSLLNLIGTLDSPTSGELYFRSQPYSGIRDLSLFRRQNIGFIFQSFYLLPTLSALDNVLVPTIGCPGAAKEHEERARYLLSQLGLSNRLAHFPGRLSGGERQRVAIARALINDPDVILADEPTGSLDSANAAHVLDVIGELKKEKELTIVMVTHDPNVSARADRVIHMRDGKIGYAEEART, from the coding sequence ATGAACACAACGACAGCAACCGATACCATCGTTCGCGCCGAAAATCTTGCGCTGCATTTCGATGACGGCCAGACCAGGGCGCTGGATGGCATCGACCTCGAAATCCGCGAAGGCGAATTCGTCGCCATCGTCGGCCCGAGTGGCTGCGGTAAATCGAGCCTGCTGAATCTCATCGGCACACTCGACAGTCCGACATCCGGTGAGCTCTATTTCCGCTCGCAGCCCTATTCCGGGATCCGCGACCTTTCGTTGTTCCGCAGACAGAACATCGGCTTCATTTTCCAGTCGTTCTACCTGCTCCCGACGCTGTCCGCGCTCGACAACGTGCTGGTTCCCACCATCGGCTGTCCCGGCGCGGCCAAAGAACACGAGGAACGAGCCCGATACCTGCTGTCGCAGCTCGGCTTGTCCAACCGTCTGGCTCATTTCCCGGGCAGGCTGTCCGGCGGGGAACGCCAGCGCGTAGCCATCGCGCGCGCACTGATCAACGACCCCGACGTCATCCTCGCCGACGAACCCACCGGCAGCCTGGATAGCGCCAATGCGGCCCATGTGCTGGACGTGATCGGCGAACTGAAAAAAGAGAAGGAACTGACCATCGTCATGGTCACCCACGACCCGAACGTATCCGCCCGCGCCGACCGTGTCATACACATGCGCGACGGAAAGATCGGATACGCCGAGGAGGCCCGCACGTGA
- the htpX gene encoding protease HtpX gives MKRIFLFILTNLAVVAVISVTLRLLGVDRWVTETGGIDFSALLVMSAVIGFAGSLISLAMSKWSAKRMVGAQVIEQPSDPTERWLVETVRRQAETAGIGMPEVAIYDAPDVNAFATGWNRNNALVAVSTGLLHSMSREEAEAVLAHEISHVANGDMVTLALIQGVVNTFVIFFAKLFGYFVDRVLLKNDGREGPGIGAFVAEIVAQLVLGVLASIIVMWFSRQREFRADAGGASLAGREKMISALERLKVNHEQATLPEQMAAFGISGGHAFAKLFMTHPPLDERIEALRAGR, from the coding sequence ATGAAGCGAATTTTTCTGTTCATTTTGACCAACTTGGCGGTGGTGGCCGTGATCAGCGTCACCCTGCGCCTGCTCGGCGTGGACCGCTGGGTGACGGAGACCGGCGGCATCGACTTTAGCGCGCTGCTGGTGATGTCTGCCGTGATCGGCTTTGCCGGCTCGCTGATCTCGCTGGCGATGTCCAAGTGGTCGGCCAAGCGCATGGTCGGCGCGCAGGTCATTGAACAACCCTCCGACCCGACCGAGCGCTGGCTGGTGGAAACCGTGCGCCGCCAAGCTGAGACGGCCGGCATCGGCATGCCGGAAGTGGCGATCTACGACGCGCCGGACGTGAACGCCTTTGCGACCGGCTGGAACCGCAACAACGCGCTGGTGGCGGTGAGCACCGGGCTGCTGCACAGCATGAGCCGCGAGGAAGCCGAGGCGGTGCTGGCGCATGAGATCAGCCACGTCGCCAACGGCGATATGGTGACATTGGCGCTGATCCAGGGCGTGGTCAACACCTTCGTGATTTTCTTCGCCAAACTGTTCGGTTACTTCGTCGACCGCGTGCTGCTGAAGAACGATGGGCGCGAAGGTCCCGGCATTGGCGCATTCGTCGCCGAGATCGTGGCGCAACTGGTGCTGGGCGTGCTGGCCAGCATCATCGTGATGTGGTTCTCGCGCCAGCGCGAGTTCCGTGCCGATGCGGGCGGCGCGAGCTTGGCCGGGCGCGAGAAGATGATCTCCGCGCTGGAGCGCCTGAAGGTCAATCATGAGCAGGCGACCCTGCCGGAACAGATGGCCGCATTCGGCATCTCCGGCGGTCACGCCTTCGCCAAACTGTTCATGACCCATCCGCCGCTGGATGAGCGCATCGAGGCATTGCGCGCCGGGCGTTAA
- a CDS encoding MlaA family lipoprotein translates to MYTIRIMLALAAVALTGCASTRTNNPADPLESFNRGVYQFNDTLDKAIAKPVAKGYNAVMPEPGKILVTNFFSNLDDVIVTANDLLQLKFAQAASDGSRFVFNTTFGVFGLLNVTSRLEKHDEDFGQTLGYWGIGSGPYIVLPILGPSSVRDGIGLYVDSRPSKLRRVNHMRTRNQLYLTKAVNRRAQLLEQEKVLDEAVIDRYEFIRDAYLLHRQSQVYDGNPPREKYEEEDEDIDNKQVPIPNVPSSKLESTPAAQSVGEAQPAETAKPQIKAAHSVHKVWVAQNTGIR, encoded by the coding sequence ATGTACACCATCCGCATCATGCTAGCCCTCGCCGCCGTCGCGCTGACCGGCTGCGCTTCCACACGCACGAATAATCCCGCCGATCCGCTGGAGTCGTTCAACCGCGGCGTCTACCAATTCAACGACACGTTGGACAAGGCCATCGCCAAGCCCGTTGCAAAAGGCTACAACGCCGTGATGCCGGAACCCGGCAAGATCCTGGTGACTAACTTCTTTTCCAATCTGGACGATGTCATCGTCACCGCAAACGACCTGTTGCAACTCAAATTCGCTCAGGCCGCTTCCGATGGTTCGCGTTTCGTGTTTAACACCACGTTCGGCGTGTTCGGCCTGCTAAACGTCACCTCCCGGCTGGAAAAACATGATGAGGATTTCGGCCAGACCCTGGGTTATTGGGGCATCGGCAGCGGCCCTTATATCGTGCTCCCCATCCTGGGCCCCAGTTCGGTGCGTGACGGCATCGGCCTGTACGTCGACAGCCGCCCGAGCAAGCTGCGCCGCGTCAACCACATGCGCACGCGCAACCAGCTTTATCTGACCAAGGCGGTCAATCGCCGCGCGCAATTGCTGGAACAGGAAAAGGTGCTGGATGAAGCAGTGATCGACCGCTATGAATTCATCCGTGACGCCTACCTGCTGCACCGCCAGAGCCAGGTATACGACGGCAATCCGCCGCGCGAAAAGTATGAAGAGGAGGACGAAGACATCGACAACAAACAGGTGCCTATCCCCAACGTGCCCTCTTCAAAACTTGAAAGCACACCTGCGGCACAATCAGTTGGCGAAGCGCAACCCGCAGAGACAGCGAAGCCGCAGATCAAAGCAGCGCACAGCGTGCACAAGGTGTGGGTGGCACAGAACACCGGAATCCGCTAA
- a CDS encoding NUDIX hydrolase yields MNFCPSCGAAVEFRRPDDDNRPRHICIACGTIHYQNPKMVIGSIPEWEDKILLCRRAIEPRHGLWTLPGGFMENGETTSEAAIRETLEEANARIAIGDLYSMYSLPHANQVHLLFRATLLDLDFGPGPESLEVRLFGEEEVPWDEIAFRPIKYSLEHYFADRRKGQFSFHMGELSAPPRS; encoded by the coding sequence ATAAACTTCTGTCCCTCCTGCGGTGCGGCGGTCGAGTTCCGCCGCCCCGACGATGACAATCGTCCGCGCCACATCTGCATCGCCTGCGGCACCATCCATTACCAGAATCCCAAGATGGTGATCGGTTCGATCCCCGAATGGGAGGACAAGATCCTGCTGTGCCGCCGCGCCATCGAACCTCGCCACGGCCTGTGGACGCTGCCCGGCGGCTTCATGGAAAACGGAGAGACCACCTCCGAGGCCGCCATCCGCGAGACGCTGGAAGAGGCCAATGCGCGCATTGCGATCGGCGACCTGTATTCGATGTACAGCCTGCCTCACGCCAACCAGGTTCACCTGCTGTTCCGCGCCACGTTGCTGGACCTGGACTTCGGCCCCGGCCCGGAAAGCCTGGAGGTCCGGCTATTCGGCGAGGAAGAGGTTCCCTGGGACGAAATCGCCTTCCGCCCGATCAAGTACAGCCTCGAGCATTATTTCGCGGATCGCCGCAAAGGCCAGTTCAGTTTCCACATGGGCGAACTCTCCGCCCCGCCGCGCTCGTAG
- a CDS encoding outer membrane protein assembly factor BamD: protein MRHSLAVFLLLTLSACSLLEPLPDGSAQVKQQSAEEIYGLAKTELNDGNYEQAIKLFESLQSRYPYGRYAQQALLEVAYANYRHGEAEAAVSAADRFIKQYPNNPHVDYAYYVKGLANFNGEIGVLRSIGGQDPTERDPKAAQDSFAAFKELVTRFPDSKYAPDSRLRMQYLVNALAKHELHVASYYLRRGAYIAAANRAQGVLTQYPNSPSTRDALEIMVQAYDAMGMTDLRDDAKRVLTKNTPASEAAAAETKPGKSWWQFWK, encoded by the coding sequence ATGCGCCATAGTTTAGCCGTTTTCCTTCTGCTCACGTTATCCGCCTGCAGCCTGCTCGAACCGCTGCCCGATGGTTCCGCGCAGGTCAAACAACAGTCCGCAGAGGAAATCTATGGCCTCGCCAAGACTGAACTGAACGACGGCAACTACGAGCAGGCGATCAAGCTTTTCGAGTCGCTGCAATCGCGTTATCCGTACGGACGCTATGCGCAGCAGGCGCTGCTGGAGGTGGCTTACGCCAACTACCGCCATGGCGAAGCGGAAGCCGCCGTCTCGGCCGCCGACCGCTTCATCAAGCAGTATCCCAACAACCCGCACGTGGACTATGCCTACTATGTGAAGGGGCTGGCCAACTTCAACGGCGAGATCGGCGTCCTCAGGTCGATCGGCGGACAGGACCCGACCGAACGCGACCCCAAGGCCGCACAGGATTCGTTCGCCGCATTCAAGGAACTGGTGACGCGCTTTCCCGACAGCAAATACGCGCCCGATTCCAGGCTGCGTATGCAGTACCTGGTGAATGCGCTGGCCAAACATGAACTGCATGTTGCAAGCTACTACCTGCGCCGCGGCGCATATATCGCCGCAGCCAACCGAGCACAGGGCGTCCTGACGCAGTACCCGAACAGTCCCTCGACGCGCGACGCACTGGAGATCATGGTACAGGCCTATGACGCGATGGGCATGACCGATCTCCGCGACGATGCCAAGCGCGTGCTGACTAAGAACACGCCCGCCAGCGAGGCCGCGGCGGCTGAAACCAAGCCTGGGAAGTCCTGGTGGCAGTTCTGGAAATAA
- the rluD gene encoding 23S rRNA pseudouridine(1911/1915/1917) synthase RluD: MTQSGKNLVNYNANPQAAEAQHFVVPADCAGMRFDQALAKLMPEYSRSRLQGWIEQGQATLDGTAATAKQKVWGGEAIAVLPQAHPSEQPHQAEDIALDIVYEDDALLVIDKHVGLVVHPGSGNWEGTLLNALLHHAPQLAEVPRAGIVHRLDKDTSGLLVVAKTIPAQTALVRQLQARSVKREYLALVWGELRRDGTVDAPIGRHPTQRVKMAVVESGKPAVTHYHIEERFPSCTLVRCRLETGRTHQIRVHMAHIGHPLVGDSVYLKGAQRCVPHLRELLQGFPRQALHATRLALEHPVSGERVEWHAPLPEDFERLLQQIREANHESA; the protein is encoded by the coding sequence ATGACTCAATCCGGAAAAAATTTGGTGAATTATAACGCAAACCCCCAGGCCGCCGAGGCGCAGCATTTTGTCGTACCCGCCGACTGCGCGGGCATGCGTTTCGACCAGGCGCTGGCGAAGCTGATGCCTGAATATTCGCGCAGCCGTCTGCAAGGCTGGATAGAACAGGGGCAGGCCACGCTGGACGGCACGGCGGCGACTGCGAAACAGAAGGTGTGGGGAGGCGAAGCCATCGCCGTGCTGCCGCAGGCGCACCCTTCCGAGCAACCGCATCAGGCCGAGGACATCGCGCTCGATATCGTGTACGAAGATGATGCCTTGCTGGTCATCGACAAGCATGTCGGGCTGGTGGTGCATCCCGGCAGCGGCAACTGGGAAGGGACACTGCTGAACGCGCTGCTGCACCATGCGCCGCAGCTGGCCGAAGTGCCCCGCGCGGGCATCGTGCATCGCCTCGACAAGGACACCAGCGGCTTGCTGGTCGTCGCCAAGACCATCCCGGCGCAGACCGCGCTGGTGCGGCAGTTGCAGGCGCGCAGCGTGAAACGCGAATACCTCGCGCTGGTGTGGGGCGAACTGCGCCGCGACGGTACGGTGGATGCGCCGATCGGGCGCCACCCCACCCAGCGCGTCAAGATGGCAGTGGTGGAAAGCGGCAAGCCCGCGGTGACTCACTATCACATCGAGGAGCGTTTCCCGAGTTGCACGCTGGTGCGCTGCCGCCTGGAGACCGGGCGCACCCACCAGATTCGCGTGCACATGGCGCACATCGGCCACCCGCTGGTCGGCGACAGCGTGTACCTGAAGGGCGCGCAGCGTTGCGTGCCGCATCTGCGCGAGTTGCTGCAGGGATTCCCGCGCCAAGCCTTGCATGCCACGCGTCTGGCGCTGGAACATCCGGTCAGCGGAGAACGGGTGGAATGGCACGCGCCGTTGCCGGAAGACTTCGAGCGGTTGCTGCAACAGATACGCGAGGCGAATCATGAATCTGCCTGA
- the pgeF gene encoding peptidoglycan editing factor PgeF, with translation MNLPDHCIIPDWPAPANVKALQTTRHGGISAVPYDTLNLGSHVGDNPLAVARNREFLNRLLPSEPVWLEQVHGTIVANADHASCQPRADACIARHRAAVCVVMTADCLPLLLCDEQGTVVGAVHAGWRGLCDGVIETTVLAMDVPPQNLMAWMGPAISREHFEVGGEVRDAFVAVQPQAAAAFVGGDHGKWYADLYALARLRLEALGITKICGGGHCTYRERERFFSYRRDGVTGRMGTFIWLG, from the coding sequence ATGAATCTGCCTGATCATTGCATCATCCCCGACTGGCCTGCGCCTGCCAACGTCAAGGCCCTCCAGACCACGCGGCACGGCGGCATCAGCGCCGTGCCCTACGACACGCTGAATCTCGGCAGCCACGTCGGCGACAACCCGCTTGCGGTGGCACGTAACCGCGAATTCCTCAATAGATTGCTGCCCAGCGAACCGGTATGGCTGGAGCAGGTGCACGGCACCATCGTCGCCAATGCCGATCATGCCAGCTGCCAGCCGCGCGCTGACGCCTGCATCGCGCGCCACCGCGCGGCGGTGTGCGTGGTGATGACGGCCGACTGCCTGCCGCTATTGCTGTGCGACGAGCAGGGCACGGTCGTCGGTGCGGTGCATGCCGGATGGCGCGGACTCTGCGATGGCGTGATCGAGACCACGGTGCTGGCGATGGATGTCCCGCCGCAGAACCTGATGGCGTGGATGGGGCCGGCGATCAGCCGGGAGCATTTCGAAGTGGGCGGGGAAGTGCGCGACGCCTTCGTCGCGGTGCAGCCGCAGGCTGCAGCCGCTTTCGTCGGCGGAGATCACGGCAAATGGTATGCCGATCTGTATGCGCTGGCGCGCCTGCGTCTGGAGGCGCTGGGCATCACGAAGATCTGCGGCGGCGGCCATTGCACCTACCGCGAGCGCGAACGCTTCTTCTCCTACCGGCGTGACGGCGTGACCGGGCGCATGGGTACGTTCATCTGGCTGGGATGA